One Hippoglossus stenolepis isolate QCI-W04-F060 chromosome 9, HSTE1.2, whole genome shotgun sequence genomic region harbors:
- the p2rx2 gene encoding P2X purinoceptor 2, translating into MGEVFHTFIMRLREFIKDYFIGFLDYETEKVMVVKNRTLGIIYRSVQFLVITYFIWYVFISEKAYQESETRPESSVYTVMTGTAVHGDDVLDTVAYVRPSEGGDVISAILRREVTYDQRQGTCAEHFKVPRANCTTDSDCVRGEVDFKGHGRRTGRCVQYYNHTFQTCEVETWCPVEGYAVVREQPLVEAIDFTVLIRNSIHFPKFKVLRGNLKDRRDMKKYLSKCHYDEETDPYCPKFRLGYIANKARENFTELCKTGGVIGVFINWKCNLDLDPSHCKPTYSFRRLDLRKDQDSSGYYYRFAKYYSENGVNSRTLIKAYGIRLDVIVHGHAGKFSPLPTIISTVTALTSVGICTIICDWIMLTFIDKNEVYSDRKFDEVINEPTVPIPTELSYINSFGSVHSDLSDGVPL; encoded by the exons ATGGGTGAAGTATTTCATACGTTCATCATGCGACTCCGTGAGTTTATAAAGGACTATTTTATTGGTTTCTTGGACTATGAGACAGAAAAGGTGATGGTGGTTAAAAACAGAACTCTTGGAATCATTTACAGGAGCGTTCAGTTTCTCGTGATCACCTATTTCATCTG GTATGTGTTTATAAGTGAGAAAGCGTACCAAGAGAGTGAGACCCGTCCAGAGAGCTCCGTTTACACTGTCATGACAGGCACAGCGGTTCATGGAGATGATGTTCTGGATACTGTGGCGTACGTCCGACCCTCAGAG GGAGGTGATGTGATTAGTGCAATATTGAGACGAGAGGTCACATATGATCAGAGGCAGGGGACCTGCGCAGAG CATTTCAAAGTTCCCAGGGCCAACTGCACAACAGATTCTGACTGTGTCCGAGGGGAGGTTGACTTTAAAGGCCATG GCAGGAGGACGGGCAGATGTGTTCAGTACTATAACCACACTTTCCAAACCTGCGAGGTCGAAACTTGGTGTCCTGTTGAAGGGTACGCTGTAGTACG TGAACAACCATTAGTGGAGGCGATCGACTTCACAGTGCTCATCAGGAACTCCATTCACTTCCCTAAATTTAAAGTATTGAG GGGAAACCTCAAAGACAGGCGTGACATGAAGAAATACCTCAGTAAGTGTCACTATGATGAGGAGACAGACCCCTACTGTCCAAAATTCCGCCTGGGATACATCGCAAATAAAGCGAGGGAGAATTTCACTGAGCTCTGCAAGACT GGAGGAGTGATAGGGGTTTTCATAAACTGGAAGTGTAACCTGGACCTGGATCCTTCACACTGTAAACCTACGTACTCCTTCCGTCGTCTTGATCTCCGAAAGGATCAGGACAGCAGTGGATACTATTACAG ATTTGCCAAATATTACAGTGAGAACGGGGTCAACTCTCGGACACTGATCAAGGCCTACGGCATCCGTCTGGACGTCATTGTTCATGGACAC GCTGGTAAATTCAGTCCCCTCCCAACCATCATCAGCACTGTGACTGCCTTGACTTCAGTTGGGATT TGTACCATCATCTGTGACTGGATCATGCTGACGTTTATTGACAAGAACGAAGTCTACAGTGATAGAAAGTTTGATGAA GTTATCAATGAGCCCACAGTGCCCATTCCCACAGAGCTCAGCTACATCAACAGTTTCGGCTCCGTCCACTCAGACCTTTCAGACGGTGTACcgctgtga
- the pes gene encoding pescadillo produces MGGLQKKKYERGSVTNYITRNKARKKLQLSLPDFRRLCILKGIYPHEPKHKKKVNKGSTAPRTFYLLKDIRFLLHEPIVGRFRDYKVFVRKLKRAYGKTEWSAVERLKENKPTYKLDHIIKERYPSFIDALRDIDDSLCMCFLFSTFARTGKCHVQTIQLCRRLTVEWMNYVVAARALRKVFISIKGIYYQAEVMGQLTTWLVPYQFSHDHPTDVDYRVMATFTELYTTLLGFINFRLYHSLNLLYPPKLDSKAESELKEDNEEDYAMDSECYLEKLSALSASLARVVSTAEEEEAELDQFPVDGEELENMEAKEKEQKQQEAQKKLFEGLKFFVNREVPRESLAFVIRCFGGEVSWDKSVCIGSTYEVSEETITHQIVDRPNVDKQYINRYYIQPQWVYDCINSKILLPVEDYFLGVTLPPHLSPFVEEKEGDYVPPEKVKIMALQRGEKPAHEQEDEEEEEEEDEEEDDDEEEEEEEEGDIDDGDDDLEAEEKKLKKMEEQRSQGKSLQVKVTPGKMKVENPVRLEEEEKAEDKRLAIMMMKKKEKYLYDKIMFGKKRKIREANKLAAKRKAHDDSEKAKKKKTRK; encoded by the exons ATGGGAGGTCTTCAGAAGAAAAAG TATGAGAGGGGATCAGTCACCAACTACATCACCAGAAACAAGGCACGCAAGAAGTTGCAGCTGAGCCTCCCGGATTTCAG GCGACTGTGCATCCTCAAAGGAATCTACCCTCATGAGCCCAAGCACAAGAAGAAGGTGAACAAGGGCTCCACTGCCCCCAGGACCTTCTACCTGCTCAAAGACATCCGCTTCCTGCTGCATGAGCCCATCGTTGGCAGGTTCAGAGACTACAAG GTGTTTGTACGCAAACTTAAGAGGGCTTATGGAAAAACAGAGTGGTCTGCAGTTGAGAGACTGAAGGAGAACAAGCCCACCTATAAACTGGACCACATCATCAAAGAAAG GTACCCCAGCTTCATCGACGCCCTCCGTGATATTGACGACTCCCTCTGCATGtgcttcctcttctccaccTTCGCCCGAACAGGAAAATGCCACGTTCAGACAATCCAGCTGTGTCGACGCCTCACTGTGGAGTGGATGAACTATGTGGTTGCAGCTCGTGCTCTCAGAAAG GTTTTCATCTCCATCAAGGGAATATATTATCAGGCTGAGGTGATGGGACAGCTCACTACGTGGCTGGTGCCATACCAGTTCTCCCATGAT CACCCAACAGATGTCGACTACAGAGTAATGGCAACATTCACAGAGTTGTACACCACTCTCCTGGGATTCATCAACTTCAGACTGTACCATTCCCTCAACCTGCTCTACCCACCAAAG CTGGACAGTAAAGCAGAGTCAGAGCTGAAGGAGGACAATGAGGAGGACTATGCCATGGATTCAGAATGCTACTTAGAG AAACTGTCAGCTCTGAGCGCCAGTCTGGCACGGGTAGTCTCtactgcagaggaggaagaggctgaaCTTGACCAGTTTCCTGTTGATGGG GAAGAACTGGAAAATATGgaggcaaaagaaaaggaacagaAACAGCAGGAGGCCCAGAAAAAGCTCTTTGAGGGCCTCAAGTTCTTCGTCAACAGAGAAGTTCCTAGAGAGTCTTTGGCTTTTGTCATCAG GTGTTTTGGTGGCGAGGTGTCATGGGACAAGTCTGTTTGCATTGGAAGCACATATGAGGTGTCCGAAGAAACCATCACACATCAAATTGTTGACAGACCCAACGTCGACAAACAATATATCAACAG GTACTACATCCAGCCCCAGTGGGTGTATGATTGCATCAACTCCAAGATCCTCCTGCCTGTGGAGGACTACTTCCTCGGAGTGACTCtgcctcctcacctctctccgtttgtggaggagaaggagggcgACTACGTGCCCCCTGAGAAAGTGAAGATCATGGCCTTACAACGTGGAGAAAAACCTG CCCATGaacaggaggatgaggaggaggaagaagaggaagatgaagaggaggatgatgatgaagaagaagaagaggaggaagagggtgacatcgatgatggagatgatgaccTAGAGGCAGAAGAGAAGAAGCTTAAGAAGATGGAAGAACAAAGATCTCAGGGCAAG TCTCTGCAAGTCAAAGTGACGCCTGGAAAAATGAAGGTAGAAAACCCGGTTcgtttggaggaggaggagaaagcagAGGACAAGCGACTTGCCattatgatgatgaagaaaaaggagaagtaCCTCTACGACAAGATCATGTtcggaaagaaaagaaaaatccgAGAG GCTAACAAGCTTGCCGCCAAGAGGAAGGCCCATGATGATTCAGagaaagcaaagaagaagaagacccgTAAATGA